A window from bacterium encodes these proteins:
- a CDS encoding iron ABC transporter permease, whose translation MKRGFLWSVAAVWVAILLLGPFVGAHEVGFEALASGDEVASRVVWQLRLPRLLLALLAGGALAVCGAAFQTMFGNPLAEPYTLGVAGGAALGAVLAQQLVAAASLGGVPVVPIASFGGALAASSVIVFVARKRSTATLLLAGVAVALTSSALILFVQYLADFSRTFRMVRWMMGGLAVVGYREVLWVAPWILLGAAALLLMRRELDQLATGEELAASRGVDLGRLRMSVVAVVSLVVGALVAVTGPIGFVGLIVPHWVRRGVGFAHAWVLPGAFLAGGAFLALCDLLARRILAPADLPVGVLTAIVGGPFFLWLLLQKGYR comes from the coding sequence GTGAAGCGTGGCTTCCTGTGGTCGGTGGCGGCGGTCTGGGTTGCGATCCTGCTGCTCGGCCCATTCGTCGGGGCTCACGAGGTTGGCTTCGAGGCGCTCGCATCCGGCGACGAGGTGGCCTCACGGGTTGTCTGGCAGCTTCGGCTTCCACGCCTACTCCTGGCGCTCCTGGCGGGCGGCGCCCTTGCGGTCTGTGGCGCGGCTTTTCAGACAATGTTCGGAAATCCGCTGGCCGAGCCCTACACCCTCGGCGTCGCCGGTGGCGCGGCGCTCGGTGCCGTGCTCGCGCAACAGCTGGTGGCGGCCGCCAGTCTTGGTGGAGTTCCGGTGGTTCCGATCGCGAGTTTCGGCGGCGCGCTCGCGGCCAGCTCGGTGATCGTCTTCGTGGCGCGCAAGAGGTCCACCGCGACTCTGCTCCTGGCCGGTGTCGCGGTCGCGCTGACATCCTCGGCCCTGATTCTCTTCGTCCAGTATCTGGCGGATTTCTCGCGCACCTTCCGCATGGTGCGCTGGATGATGGGCGGGCTGGCGGTGGTCGGATACCGCGAGGTGCTCTGGGTGGCTCCGTGGATCCTGCTCGGTGCGGCGGCGCTGCTGCTGATGCGGCGGGAGCTCGATCAGCTCGCCACCGGAGAAGAGCTGGCCGCGAGCCGGGGCGTCGATCTCGGGCGTCTCAGGATGTCGGTGGTGGCCGTGGTCTCGCTGGTGGTCGGCGCCCTGGTCGCGGTAACCGGGCCGATCGGCTTCGTGGGCCTGATCGTGCCGCACTGGGTGCGACGTGGTGTCGGCTTCGCCCATGCCTGGGTGCTGCCCGGGGCATTTCTGGCCGGCGGCGCGTTTCTGGCGCTCTGTGACCTCCTGGCTCGGCGCATTCTGGCACCGGCCGACCTGCCAGTGGGCGTGCTGACCGCAATCGTCGGCGGCCCGTTCTTCCTCTGGCTGCTGCTCCAGAAGGGGTATCGTTAG